A single genomic interval of Methylocystis sp. IM3 harbors:
- a CDS encoding error-prone DNA polymerase, giving the protein MSSPCYAELAATTNFSFLKGASHPEEMTAAALELGHCGLGIADRNSLAGVVRAFSYLRAHRESAGDFRLAVGARLVFRDETPDILCYPKDRAAYGRLCRLLTRGNMRAQKGDCALFLQDLIDFGAGQHVILMENGAPPPVLLEALVGRVWLAATALYGPRPRARLLARIALSERLGLPLVAVNDAHMHAPERRPLADALACIREKTTLNEAGFLLAANAERHLKSGREMARLFGDAPQAVEESARFIEALDFRLTDLAYEYPSELREGFASEQAALEALSREGAARRYPHGVPHSVSATLERELTLVGELGYAAYFLTVHDIMRFARSKGILAQGRGSAANSVICFCLGVTEVDPTKHDLLFERFVSAARNEPPDIDVDFEHERREEVIQYIYARFGRARAGLAAAVTTYRGKSAIREIGKAFGLSADLLGRLSSSAFGRGSEGGSRAGDIARLGLDASEPRFAMALALAEEIEGFPRHLTQHSGGFVITRDRLDEVVPVAPAAMEGRSTIEWDKDDLDALGLLKIDVLALGMLTCLRKGLDLLAAHYGIAHRLSTIPAEDSRVYAMISRADTVGVFQIESRAQMSMLPRLKPKCFYDLVIEVAIVRPGPIQGDMVHPYLRRRMGKEPVSYPSKELEQVLGKTYGVPLFQEQAMRIAIVAAGFTPSEADQLRRAMATFKRAGLIGGFRDKMITGMTRKGYARDFAERCFSQIEGFGTYGFPESHAASFALLVYASSWLKCRYPDVFACALLNAQPMGFYAPAQIVRDAREHGIEVREVDINASDWDATLESQAHLEASPPTPDPSPQGGGESDCPSPENAEPAARGPTLPFTGRVGPRSGVGGGQHRSAPPLHLRHTEMAGDICGNHAIRLGFRQIKGVCEEDMRRLVARRGKGYDSVRDVWLRAELSPATLMRLAEADVFASLGLTRRDALWAAAGLNRAGDRDDLPLLRSLSFAPLEPDAHLPPMPPGEEIVEDYRFLSLSLKGHPVAFLRARLEARGALPCAALERFPDGAGRRLTVAGLVLLRQRPGTAKGVVFMTIEDETGQANIIVWPKLLERQRAEIIGARFVAIAGRLQKEAGVIHVVAERVDDLSADLQLLETMRVAKGEAMPKARNFH; this is encoded by the coding sequence ATGTCCTCGCCCTGCTACGCCGAACTTGCGGCGACCACCAATTTTTCATTTCTCAAGGGAGCGTCGCATCCGGAGGAAATGACGGCGGCGGCGCTCGAACTCGGCCATTGTGGCCTCGGGATCGCGGATCGCAATTCGCTCGCGGGCGTCGTGCGCGCCTTCTCCTATCTGCGTGCGCACCGCGAGAGCGCGGGGGATTTCCGTCTCGCGGTCGGGGCGCGTCTCGTGTTTCGGGACGAGACGCCCGACATTCTCTGCTACCCGAAGGATCGCGCCGCCTATGGCCGCCTGTGCCGGTTGCTGACGCGAGGCAATATGCGCGCGCAGAAGGGCGACTGCGCGCTCTTTCTCCAGGATCTCATCGACTTCGGCGCGGGCCAGCACGTCATTCTCATGGAGAATGGAGCGCCGCCCCCGGTCCTTCTCGAGGCGCTCGTCGGCCGGGTCTGGCTCGCCGCGACGGCCCTTTACGGCCCGCGCCCGCGCGCACGCCTTCTGGCGCGCATCGCTCTTTCGGAGAGGCTCGGCCTGCCGCTTGTCGCCGTCAATGACGCGCATATGCATGCGCCCGAGCGTCGCCCGCTCGCCGACGCGCTGGCCTGCATCCGCGAAAAGACGACGCTGAACGAGGCGGGCTTTCTGCTTGCCGCCAACGCCGAGCGTCATCTCAAAAGCGGGCGGGAAATGGCCCGGCTCTTCGGGGATGCGCCGCAGGCGGTGGAGGAAAGCGCGCGCTTCATCGAGGCGCTCGATTTCCGCCTGACCGATCTCGCCTATGAATATCCGAGCGAATTGCGCGAGGGCTTCGCGAGCGAGCAGGCGGCGTTGGAGGCGCTCTCGCGGGAGGGCGCGGCGCGGCGCTATCCGCACGGCGTTCCCCACTCCGTTTCCGCGACGCTCGAACGCGAGCTGACGCTCGTCGGCGAACTCGGCTACGCCGCTTATTTTCTCACCGTCCACGACATCATGCGCTTCGCGCGCAGCAAGGGGATTCTCGCGCAGGGGCGCGGCTCGGCGGCCAATTCGGTCATCTGTTTTTGTCTCGGCGTCACCGAGGTCGATCCGACGAAACACGATCTGCTGTTCGAGCGGTTCGTTTCGGCCGCGCGCAACGAGCCGCCCGACATCGACGTCGATTTCGAGCATGAGCGGCGCGAGGAGGTGATCCAGTATATTTACGCGCGTTTCGGCCGCGCGCGCGCGGGGCTCGCCGCCGCCGTCACGACCTATCGCGGCAAGAGCGCCATCCGCGAAATCGGCAAGGCGTTCGGCCTCTCGGCCGATCTTCTCGGGCGACTCTCTTCCTCGGCCTTCGGACGCGGGAGCGAAGGCGGCTCGCGGGCGGGCGACATTGCGCGTCTCGGCCTCGACGCGAGCGAGCCGCGCTTCGCCATGGCGCTGGCGCTCGCCGAGGAAATCGAGGGTTTTCCACGTCATCTGACCCAGCATTCCGGCGGCTTCGTCATCACTCGCGACAGGCTCGACGAAGTGGTTCCCGTCGCGCCGGCCGCGATGGAGGGCCGCAGCACGATCGAATGGGACAAGGACGACCTCGACGCGCTCGGCCTGCTCAAGATCGACGTGCTCGCGCTCGGCATGCTCACCTGCCTGCGCAAGGGCCTCGATCTTCTGGCGGCGCATTACGGGATCGCGCATCGCCTCTCGACGATTCCCGCCGAAGACTCCCGCGTCTACGCCATGATCTCGCGGGCCGACACGGTGGGCGTCTTCCAGATCGAGAGCCGCGCACAAATGTCGATGCTGCCGCGGCTGAAGCCAAAATGCTTCTACGACCTGGTCATCGAAGTGGCGATCGTGCGCCCGGGCCCGATCCAGGGAGACATGGTGCACCCCTATCTGCGCCGCCGCATGGGCAAGGAGCCGGTGTCCTATCCGTCCAAGGAGCTGGAGCAGGTGCTGGGAAAAACCTATGGCGTGCCTCTGTTTCAGGAGCAGGCCATGCGCATCGCCATCGTCGCGGCGGGCTTCACGCCCTCGGAGGCCGATCAGCTTCGTCGCGCCATGGCGACCTTCAAGCGCGCGGGCCTCATCGGCGGCTTTCGCGACAAGATGATCACGGGCATGACCCGCAAGGGCTACGCCCGCGACTTCGCCGAACGCTGCTTCAGCCAGATCGAGGGCTTCGGCACCTATGGCTTTCCTGAAAGCCATGCCGCGTCCTTCGCGCTTCTCGTCTACGCCTCCTCCTGGCTGAAATGCCGCTACCCAGACGTTTTCGCCTGCGCGCTTTTGAACGCCCAGCCCATGGGCTTCTACGCGCCCGCCCAGATCGTGCGCGACGCCCGCGAACATGGAATCGAGGTGCGCGAGGTCGATATCAACGCCTCGGACTGGGATGCGACGCTGGAGTCGCAGGCTCATCTGGAAGCGTCGCCCCCCACCCCTGACCCCTCTCCGCAAGGGGGAGGGGAATCAGATTGCCCTTCTCCCGAAAACGCGGAACCTGCGGCGCGAGGCCCCACCCTCCCCTTCACGGGGAGGGTGGGCCCGCGAAGCGGGGTCGGGGGGGGTCAGCACAGGAGCGCCCCGCCGCTCCACCTCCGCCATACCGAAATGGCCGGCGACATTTGCGGCAATCACGCCATTCGCCTGGGTTTCCGCCAGATCAAGGGCGTCTGCGAGGAAGACATGCGCCGCCTCGTCGCGCGGCGCGGCAAGGGCTATGATTCCGTTCGCGACGTCTGGCTGCGCGCGGAACTATCGCCGGCGACGCTCATGCGCCTCGCCGAGGCGGATGTTTTCGCCTCTCTGGGCCTGACTCGCCGTGACGCGCTCTGGGCGGCGGCGGGGCTCAACCGCGCCGGCGACAGGGACGATCTGCCGCTTCTGCGCAGCCTCTCCTTCGCGCCGCTGGAACCGGACGCCCATCTGCCGCCCATGCCGCCCGGCGAGGAGATCGTCGAAGACTATCGGTTTCTCTCTCTGTCTTTGAAGGGTCATCCGGTCGCCTTTCTGCGCGCCCGGCTCGAGGCGCGCGGCGCCCTGCCCTGCGCGGCGCTGGAGCGATTCCCCGACGGCGCCGGGCGCCGCCTGACGGTCGCCGGACTCGTCCTGCTCCGGCAAAGGCCCGGCACAGCCAAGGGCGTCGTTTTCATGACGATCGAGGACGAAACCGGGCAGGCCAATATCATCGTCTGGCCGAAGCTCCTCGAACGACAGCGCGCGGAGATCATCGGCGCCCGCTTCGTCGCGATCGCCGGCCGGCTGCAGAAGGAGGCGGGAGTCATCCATGTCGTGGCCGAGCGCGTCGACGATCTCTCCGCCGATCTTCAGCTGCTCGAAACCATGCGGGTCGCCAAAGGCGAGGCCATGCCCAAGGCCCGCAATTTCCATTGA
- a CDS encoding RrF2 family transcriptional regulator, with the protein MLTKKAKYGLKAMVYLAGVEPGQTALVADIASENQIPKKFLDAILSELRNAGFVHSKKGKGGGYMLAKAPEEIAVGNLVRTLDGPLAPIQCASRRLYRKCDDCVDEAHCAVRLVMLEARDAIARVLDNTTLDQMRALGEAGLKLLERKRKKAAGPAAMDMA; encoded by the coding sequence ATGCTGACGAAAAAAGCGAAATACGGGCTGAAGGCGATGGTTTATCTTGCCGGAGTCGAGCCCGGCCAGACCGCCCTCGTCGCCGATATCGCGTCGGAGAATCAGATCCCGAAGAAGTTTCTCGACGCCATTTTGAGCGAATTGCGCAACGCCGGTTTCGTCCACTCCAAAAAAGGCAAGGGCGGCGGCTATATGCTGGCGAAGGCGCCGGAGGAGATCGCCGTCGGCAACCTGGTGCGCACGCTCGACGGGCCGCTCGCGCCGATCCAGTGCGCGAGCCGGCGTCTCTATCGGAAATGCGACGACTGCGTCGACGAGGCGCATTGTGCGGTGCGGCTTGTGATGCTTGAAGCGCGCGACGCCATTGCACGCGTGCTCGATAACACGACGCTCGATCAGATGCGGGCGCTCGGCGAGGCCGGGCTGAAGCTTCTGGAGAGAAAGCGCAAGAAGGCCGCCGGACCGGCGGCCATGGACATGGCCTGA
- a CDS encoding PopZ family protein, translating into MSAANASAPSSPSLQEEMRAHEPSMEEILASIRRIIADDQATPPSRRDRETRLLRPDVELRAGETASAAQRAYPAPALEAAPSVEVEDSEPAPEPEEVTPPPAPVVEIRQLRLHRAAPPPLTTAEAPKAEEPMEDAPETPFEPAVKEEIVEEALVSADTASSVASHFQALTASMFLNDSGLLQKYAQDMMRPMLREWLDDNLPVIVERLVRAEIERVARGGRR; encoded by the coding sequence ATGAGCGCAGCGAACGCGTCCGCCCCGTCGTCGCCTTCTCTTCAGGAAGAGATGCGCGCGCATGAGCCGTCGATGGAGGAGATCCTCGCCTCCATCCGGCGCATCATCGCGGACGATCAGGCGACGCCGCCGAGCCGTCGCGACCGCGAGACGCGCCTTCTTCGGCCCGATGTCGAGCTCCGAGCTGGAGAGACGGCGTCCGCCGCGCAGAGGGCCTATCCCGCTCCGGCGCTCGAGGCCGCCCCGTCGGTAGAAGTCGAGGATTCCGAACCCGCGCCGGAGCCGGAAGAGGTCACGCCGCCGCCGGCCCCCGTGGTCGAAATTCGCCAGCTCCGTCTCCATCGCGCCGCGCCGCCGCCGCTCACGACCGCGGAAGCGCCCAAGGCTGAAGAGCCAATGGAGGACGCGCCCGAAACGCCTTTCGAGCCGGCTGTGAAGGAAGAGATCGTCGAGGAGGCGCTGGTTTCCGCCGACACGGCGTCCTCGGTCGCCTCGCATTTTCAGGCGCTGACGGCGAGCATGTTCCTCAATGACAGCGGCCTGCTCCAGAAATATGCGCAGGACATGATGCGCCCCATGCTCAGGGAGTGGCTGGACGACAATTTGCCCGTGATCGTCGAGCGGCTGGTGCGCGCAGAAATCGAACGGGTCGCGCGCGGCGGCCGCCGGTAA
- a CDS encoding DUF1622 domain-containing protein, which translates to MDLLAIHLPSRADINPALTHFSTLIEAAGVTVIVIAALVATIAFLHGGLVSADWQGALRRYRANLGRGILLGLELLVAADIIGTVAVTPSLENLAVLGLIVAIRTFLSFSLEVEIEGRWPWRRDEATRPDARTQL; encoded by the coding sequence GTGGATCTCCTCGCCATTCATCTACCGAGCCGCGCGGACATCAACCCCGCGCTCACCCATTTCTCGACTCTGATCGAGGCGGCGGGCGTGACGGTGATCGTCATCGCCGCGCTCGTCGCGACCATCGCCTTCCTGCATGGCGGCCTGGTCTCGGCCGATTGGCAGGGCGCGCTGCGCCGCTACCGCGCAAACCTCGGCCGGGGCATTCTGCTCGGGCTCGAACTCCTCGTCGCGGCGGATATCATCGGGACAGTGGCGGTGACACCCTCGCTGGAGAACCTCGCCGTGCTCGGGCTGATCGTCGCGATTCGAACATTCCTGAGCTTCTCGCTGGAAGTCGAAATCGAGGGGCGCTGGCCCTGGCGGCGGGATGAGGCGACGCGGCCGGATGCGCGAACGCAGCTGTAG
- a CDS encoding TolC family outer membrane protein, with translation MDSAAMSRPQADLRGFLARSAAAALALLSVCSSEARAESLLSALARAYSGNPDLNQSRAAVRVRDEDAPKALAGARPKANIQASAGPLYGNLRFPGGRSPTTGQRQFLLEEYTGYPRGATLNMSQTVFDAGRTDNSVKQADSNIFAARATMRLTEQAILQNGATAYMNVLRDTAVVNLRKNNISVLEQQLKQTQDRFQVGEVTRTDVAQAEASVAQARSELYAAQAQLKNSIANYRQIIGDEPKNLEPGRSLEPLLPSSLNEAIEVALVEHPGVVAALHQVDAAELAVKVAESALAPTVSVNAQVSQQWDSFLGIPGSRQFSAAASGQLNVPLYQGGAEYASIRQAKEQLGQARLNADLQRDSVRASVVSSYGLLETAKASIVSGQAAVKAAETALAGVREEAKVGQRTTLDVLNAQQALLNARVGLVISQRDRVVASYAVLGSIGRLSAQELRLDVALYDPSIHYDQVKTKWFGVETPDGR, from the coding sequence ATGGACAGTGCGGCGATGAGCCGGCCGCAGGCGGACCTCCGCGGGTTTCTCGCGCGCAGCGCGGCCGCCGCCCTGGCGCTGCTGTCCGTCTGTTCCAGCGAGGCGCGCGCCGAGTCGCTTCTCTCCGCCCTCGCGCGGGCCTATTCCGGCAATCCCGATCTGAACCAGAGCCGCGCGGCCGTCCGGGTGCGCGACGAGGATGCGCCCAAGGCGCTCGCCGGCGCCCGCCCCAAGGCGAACATCCAGGCTTCGGCCGGTCCGCTCTACGGCAATCTGCGCTTTCCTGGCGGCAGAAGCCCGACCACCGGGCAGCGGCAGTTTCTGCTCGAGGAATATACCGGCTATCCGCGCGGCGCGACGCTGAACATGTCGCAGACGGTCTTCGACGCGGGCCGCACCGACAATTCCGTCAAACAGGCCGACTCGAACATCTTCGCGGCGCGGGCGACCATGCGGCTCACCGAGCAGGCGATCCTTCAGAACGGCGCGACCGCCTATATGAACGTGCTGCGCGACACGGCGGTTGTGAACCTGCGCAAGAACAACATCTCGGTGCTCGAGCAGCAGCTCAAGCAGACGCAGGACCGCTTTCAGGTGGGCGAGGTGACGCGCACCGACGTCGCGCAGGCGGAGGCGTCCGTGGCGCAGGCGCGTTCGGAGCTCTACGCCGCGCAGGCGCAGCTCAAGAACAGCATCGCCAACTACCGCCAGATCATTGGCGACGAGCCGAAGAATCTCGAACCGGGCCGCTCCCTCGAGCCTTTGCTGCCGAGTTCGTTGAACGAGGCGATAGAGGTCGCGCTCGTCGAACATCCGGGCGTCGTGGCGGCGCTGCATCAGGTCGACGCCGCGGAACTCGCCGTGAAGGTGGCGGAGAGCGCGCTGGCGCCGACGGTTTCGGTGAATGCGCAGGTGTCGCAGCAATGGGACTCCTTCCTCGGCATTCCGGGATCGCGGCAGTTCTCGGCAGCAGCCTCCGGCCAACTGAACGTGCCCCTCTATCAGGGCGGCGCCGAATACGCCTCGATTCGTCAGGCGAAGGAGCAGTTGGGGCAGGCGCGTCTCAACGCCGATTTGCAGCGCGACAGCGTGCGCGCCAGCGTGGTCTCAAGCTACGGACTGCTCGAGACCGCAAAGGCGTCGATCGTTTCCGGCCAGGCGGCGGTGAAGGCGGCGGAGACGGCGCTCGCGGGCGTGCGGGAGGAGGCGAAGGTTGGCCAGCGCACAACGCTCGACGTGCTGAACGCGCAACAGGCGCTGCTCAACGCGCGCGTCGGCCTTGTCATCTCGCAGCGCGACCGCGTCGTGGCTTCCTATGCGGTTCTCGGCTCGATCGGCCGTCTCTCCGCTCAGGAATTGCGGCTCGACGTGGCCCTTTACGACCCGAGCATCCATTATGATCAGGTCAAGACGAAGTGGTTCGGCGTCGAAACGCCGGATGGGCGGTGA
- the scpB gene encoding SMC-Scp complex subunit ScpB: MAQPAEKVELFDINSDEALARNEVALREAERVVEAMLFAAAEPLDESEMARRIDEGVSLDQTLERLRAHYANRGVNLTRVGRKWFLRTAPDLNWILAREQTEERKLSRAALETLAIIAYHQPTTRAEIEEIRGVAISKGTLDTLLETGWIRLRGRRKAPGRPITYGTTDAFLMHFGLEQIGDLPGLDELKAAGLFDGRLPKGFGVPQPSDDVGLREDEEPLEDAAPQLLEMEFPEEPEAPEPPEPLDGDDV, encoded by the coding sequence TTGGCGCAGCCCGCGGAAAAAGTTGAACTCTTCGATATCAACAGCGACGAGGCTCTGGCGCGCAACGAGGTTGCGCTGCGCGAAGCCGAGCGCGTGGTGGAGGCAATGCTCTTCGCCGCCGCAGAGCCCCTGGACGAGTCGGAAATGGCGCGCCGCATCGACGAGGGGGTAAGCCTCGATCAGACGCTCGAGCGGCTGCGCGCCCATTACGCAAACCGTGGGGTGAACCTCACCCGCGTCGGCAGGAAATGGTTCCTTCGCACGGCGCCGGACCTCAACTGGATTCTCGCCCGTGAACAGACGGAGGAGCGCAAGCTCTCCCGCGCGGCGCTGGAGACGCTCGCCATCATCGCCTATCACCAGCCGACGACCCGCGCGGAAATCGAGGAGATTCGCGGCGTCGCCATCTCCAAGGGCACGCTCGACACGCTGCTGGAGACCGGCTGGATTCGCCTGCGCGGCCGCCGCAAGGCGCCGGGGCGGCCGATCACCTATGGCACGACCGACGCCTTTCTGATGCATTTCGGGCTGGAGCAGATCGGCGATTTGCCCGGCCTCGACGAGCTCAAGGCGGCGGGCCTGTTCGACGGCCGCCTTCCCAAGGGCTTCGGCGTGCCCCAGCCCTCGGACGACGTGGGGCTGCGTGAGGACGAGGAGCCGCTCGAAGACGCAGCGCCGCAGTTGCTGGAAATGGAGTTTCCCGAGGAACCGGAAGCGCCCGAACCACCGGAACCGCTCGACGGCGACGATGTCTGA
- a CDS encoding protein-L-isoaspartate O-methyltransferase family protein → MSEAAVATIRRNAEQGQAAAELRRTMVERQLRPFDVTDVPLLERFLNVPRELFLPSSQSSVAYSDLAVTVTGAAGRRRTLLPPLVLSRMLQGGEPRPSEKVLAIGGAGYSAAILSGLVGDVVALESDPELADRAKDGLAAIGAGNARVEIGPMEMGFAAAGPYDLIYVEGRVESGLDTLFGQLTPNGRLLAIVTPEPGAGQHVVRYERQAGQLAGRVSLFSANAPVLEGFAKAPGFTF, encoded by the coding sequence ATGTCGGAAGCAGCGGTGGCGACGATTCGTCGGAATGCGGAGCAGGGACAGGCGGCGGCGGAGCTGCGCCGCACCATGGTCGAACGCCAGCTGCGACCCTTCGATGTGACGGACGTGCCGCTGCTCGAGCGTTTCCTCAATGTGCCGCGGGAATTATTCCTGCCCTCCAGCCAGTCGTCCGTGGCCTACTCGGACCTCGCCGTGACGGTGACGGGCGCCGCTGGGCGCCGCCGCACGCTGCTGCCGCCGCTGGTGCTCTCGCGCATGCTGCAGGGCGGAGAGCCGCGACCGTCCGAGAAGGTTCTGGCGATCGGCGGGGCCGGCTATTCCGCGGCGATCCTGTCTGGACTCGTCGGCGACGTCGTGGCGCTCGAGAGCGACCCGGAACTCGCGGATCGCGCCAAGGACGGCCTTGCTGCCATTGGCGCCGGCAATGCGCGCGTCGAGATCGGGCCGATGGAGATGGGCTTCGCCGCGGCTGGCCCCTATGACCTTATCTACGTCGAGGGCCGCGTCGAGAGCGGGCTCGATACGCTTTTCGGCCAGCTCACGCCGAACGGCCGGCTTCTGGCGATCGTGACTCCGGAGCCCGGCGCCGGCCAGCATGTCGTGCGCTACGAGCGCCAGGCTGGCCAGCTCGCGGGGCGCGTGTCGCTGTTCAGCGCCAACGCCCCTGTTCTGGAGGGGTTCGCGAAGGCGCCAGGGTTCACCTTCTGA
- a CDS encoding MBL fold metallo-hydrolase: MAAPGLDNTERVSPLVRRVVAPNAGPFTYKGTCSYILGAGDVAIVDPGPDDPRHIAALLAAIGGERLRYILVTHTHRDHSPAARALKEATGATIAGCAPYAAPPDIELTGPGLDAAHDTAYAPDVTLGEGARLDLGGATIEALETPGHTANHLCFALHEEKALFTGDHIMGWSTTVIAPPDGSMTDYMTSIERLRQRDDAIYWPGHGAPVQEPRRYLRALLHHRRAREAAILQRLAAGDDTIAAIVARIYESVDRRLHGAAAMTVFAHLEDLVLRGLVHSDGPPTLTARYARK, encoded by the coding sequence ATGGCGGCGCCGGGTCTGGACAACACGGAGCGCGTCTCGCCTCTGGTGCGCCGCGTCGTCGCGCCCAACGCCGGGCCTTTCACCTATAAAGGCACGTGCAGCTACATTCTCGGCGCGGGCGACGTCGCCATCGTCGACCCCGGCCCCGACGATCCGCGTCACATCGCGGCTTTGCTCGCGGCCATTGGCGGGGAGCGGCTGCGCTACATTCTCGTCACCCATACGCATCGGGATCATTCGCCCGCCGCGCGCGCGCTGAAGGAGGCGACCGGCGCGACCATCGCCGGCTGCGCCCCCTATGCGGCCCCTCCCGATATCGAGCTGACTGGCCCCGGCCTCGACGCCGCGCATGACACGGCTTATGCGCCCGATGTGACCCTCGGGGAAGGCGCTCGTCTCGATCTCGGCGGCGCGACGATCGAGGCGCTGGAAACGCCCGGCCATACGGCCAACCATCTCTGTTTCGCGCTCCACGAGGAAAAGGCGCTTTTTACCGGCGATCACATCATGGGCTGGTCGACCACGGTGATCGCGCCGCCGGACGGCTCGATGACCGACTACATGACCTCGATAGAACGCCTGCGCCAGCGCGACGACGCAATCTATTGGCCCGGCCATGGCGCGCCGGTGCAGGAGCCGCGACGCTATCTGCGCGCGCTGCTGCATCACCGCCGCGCGCGGGAGGCGGCGATCCTCCAGCGGCTGGCGGCTGGCGACGACACGATCGCCGCCATCGTCGCGCGCATCTACGAAAGCGTCGACAGACGCCTGCACGGCGCCGCGGCCATGACGGTCTTCGCTCATCTGGAAGATCTGGTTCTGCGCGGGCTCGTGCACAGCGACGGCCCGCCGACGCTCACCGCGCGTTACGCGCGAAAGTAA
- a CDS encoding SH3 domain-containing protein has translation MRKSLFHLAFVPAVLMAAGALAAPVSSPANVRSGPSAKWPVIATIPAGADVQVLNCGGGWKRDWCKVSYGQVSGYVAAGVLAPSGNNVVVAPVVTTELANLYKGPGARYPVIVAVPGGSRVNQGGCVGGWQTRWCQVNYDGRIGYMMENLLQREGALFPM, from the coding sequence ATGCGCAAATCTCTTTTCCACCTCGCCTTTGTCCCGGCCGTTCTTATGGCCGCCGGGGCGCTTGCCGCGCCCGTCTCGAGCCCCGCGAACGTCCGCTCCGGCCCCAGCGCAAAATGGCCGGTCATCGCGACCATTCCCGCCGGCGCCGATGTGCAGGTCCTGAACTGCGGCGGCGGCTGGAAGCGCGACTGGTGCAAGGTCTCCTATGGGCAGGTTTCGGGCTATGTGGCCGCCGGCGTGCTCGCGCCCTCCGGCAATAATGTCGTCGTCGCGCCGGTCGTGACGACGGAACTCGCCAATCTCTACAAGGGACCGGGAGCCAGATATCCTGTGATCGTCGCTGTCCCCGGCGGCTCCAGGGTGAATCAGGGCGGCTGCGTCGGCGGCTGGCAGACCCGCTGGTGTCAGGTCAATTACGACGGACGCATCGGCTACATGATGGAGAACCTTCTCCAGCGCGAGGGCGCGCTTTTCCCCATGTAA
- a CDS encoding FtsB family cell division protein, which produces MASYFVWHGVHGQRGLKTGEEYEQKLAQLRRERDLLRFDRMQWEARIALIKGEKIDADVLEEETRKRLGRVHKNEVVILLPQEGER; this is translated from the coding sequence GTGGCTTCCTATTTCGTCTGGCACGGGGTCCATGGTCAGCGCGGACTGAAGACGGGCGAGGAATATGAGCAAAAGCTCGCGCAACTGAGGCGGGAGCGAGACCTGCTGCGATTCGATCGCATGCAGTGGGAGGCGCGCATCGCCCTGATCAAGGGCGAGAAGATCGACGCCGACGTTCTCGAGGAAGAGACCCGCAAGCGCCTCGGCCGCGTTCACAAGAACGAGGTGGTGATCCTGCTGCCGCAGGAAGGCGAGCGTTAG
- a CDS encoding segregation and condensation protein A: MAQDLSFDLDGEERGEGEAFLVDVDGFEGPLDLLLELARRQKVDLARISILALAEQYLAFIEAARRVRLELAADYLVMAAWLAFLKSRLLLPEQPKTSDEPSAAELAAALAERLRRLELIRLAADRLTQRAQLGRDTFLRGGPEGLQTVSQANYRASLFDLLSAYARQRQKTAISRVVLKQRTVWSLAEAREALERLAGVAAEWTVLDDFLLQYCVDMQTARTVRASSFSASLEMVREGHFDIRQDRPFAPLWLRRRPPRTAPSAGGPI; encoded by the coding sequence ATGGCGCAGGACCTTTCTTTCGATCTCGACGGCGAAGAGCGCGGGGAGGGCGAAGCCTTCCTTGTGGACGTTGACGGATTCGAGGGGCCGCTGGACCTACTGCTGGAGCTGGCCCGGCGCCAGAAGGTCGATCTCGCCCGCATTTCCATCCTCGCACTGGCCGAGCAATATCTCGCCTTCATCGAGGCCGCCCGGCGCGTGCGGCTGGAACTTGCCGCCGATTATCTGGTGATGGCCGCCTGGCTCGCCTTTCTGAAATCGCGCCTGCTGCTGCCGGAGCAGCCCAAGACCAGCGACGAGCCGTCGGCGGCCGAACTCGCGGCGGCGCTCGCGGAGCGCCTGCGGCGGCTCGAGCTGATTCGTCTCGCGGCCGACCGGCTCACCCAACGCGCCCAGCTCGGCCGGGACACGTTTCTGCGCGGCGGGCCGGAGGGGCTCCAGACGGTCTCGCAGGCCAATTATCGGGCGAGCCTCTTCGATCTGCTGTCGGCCTATGCACGGCAACGTCAGAAAACGGCGATCTCCCGCGTCGTGCTGAAGCAGCGCACGGTGTGGTCGCTCGCCGAGGCGCGCGAGGCGCTGGAGCGGCTCGCGGGCGTGGCGGCGGAATGGACCGTACTCGACGATTTCCTGCTGCAATATTGCGTCGATATGCAAACGGCGCGGACAGTTCGCGCTTCTTCTTTCTCCGCCTCTCTGGAAATGGTCCGGGAGGGGCATTTCGACATTCGTCAGGACCGGCCCTTCGCGCCGCTGTGGCTGCGCCGGCGCCCGCCACGGACCGCGCCGTCGGCGGGCGGTCCGATCTAA
- a CDS encoding EF-hand domain-containing protein: MKRQIGAAALVTAMAIFGASMAQAQSVAQMESRFAAADKDGDGKLTREEAKAGMPRVYANFSKIDRDGKGYVTIDDIKAAMAAM, encoded by the coding sequence ATGAAACGACAGATCGGCGCCGCGGCGCTTGTGACCGCCATGGCCATTTTCGGCGCCAGCATGGCGCAGGCGCAATCCGTCGCCCAGATGGAGAGCCGTTTCGCGGCGGCCGACAAGGACGGCGACGGCAAGCTCACGCGGGAAGAAGCCAAGGCGGGAATGCCGCGCGTCTATGCGAACTTCTCCAAGATCGACCGCGACGGCAAGGGCTATGTCACGATCGACGACATCAAGGCCGCCATGGCCGCGATGTAA